Within the Laribacter hongkongensis DSM 14985 genome, the region TCCATCATCACCGGTGCCGCCAGCGGCATTGGCCGTGCCACCGCCCTCAAGTTTGCCCGCGAAGGCGCCATTGTTGCCGTCTGCGACCTGAACCAGGGCGCGATTGACGAAGTGGTCGCCGAAATCAAGGCCGCCGGTGGCCAGGCTGTCGGCTACATCGTCAACGTGACCGACAAGGCACAGATCGCCGACATGGTCGGCGGCCTCAAGGGCCAGTTCGGCCGCATCGACGTGCTGGTGAACAACGCCGGCATCGTGCAGGATGCCCAACTGATCAAGATGACCGAAGACCAGTTCGACAAGGTGATCGACATCAACCTCAAGGGTGTCTACAACTGCACCCGCGCCGTGGTCGACACCATGGTCGAGCAGGGCAGTGGTGTCATCCTCAACGCCAGCTCGGTGGTGGGCGTGTACGGCAACTTCGGCCAGACCAACTATGCCGCCACCAAGTTCGGCGTCATCGGTTTCGTCAAGACCTGGGCCAAGGAACTGGGCAAGAAGGGCATCCGTGCCAATGCCGTGTGCCCGGGTTTCGTGGCCACTCCGATCCTCAAGGCCATGCCGGAAAAAGTGATCCAGGCCATGGAAGACAAGGTGCCGATGAAGCGCATGGCTGCTCCGGAAGAAATCGCCAACGTGTACGCCTTCCTCGCCAGCGACGAAGCCAGCTACATCAACGGTGCTGCCATCGAAGTCACCGGTGGCCTGACCCTGTAAGTCCTGCCGTACACCGGCCGCGAGCGGCCGGCATGCGCATCCACACCCCTGCCCGTGCAGGGGTGTGCTGTTTCAGCCGACCCGGAACTGCCCGACCAGTGCTTGCAGGCGGCCGGATGCCTGCAGGGTCAGGGCAGAACTCTGACCGGTTTCCTCGACCGTGGCCCGGATGCTGTGGGCGGCATCACCGACCCGGCGGGCAGTGTCGTCGTATTGCCGGCTGACCGTGGCAATGCCCTCGATGGCGGCAAGCAGCTGCTCGATCACCGCGTGGTCGGCCTGGTCACTGGCGGCTTCTTCGGCCAGCCGCAGGCCTTCGTCCAGCTCCTGCATGCCGCCGCCCATGCGGCTGGCGGCAACGTGGGCCTGTTCCTGCACCTGGCTGATCATGTCGCGGATTTCCACCGTGGCCTGCGCCGTGCGTTCGGCCAGTTTGCGGACTTCGTCGGCCACGACGGCAAAGCCGCGCCCCTGTTCGCCGGCGCGGGCCGCTTCGATGGCGGCATTCAGGGCCAGCAGGTTGGTCTGGTCGGCAATGTCGCGGATCACGCTGACCACCTGGCCGATGTTGCGCGTGCTGGCCGACAGGGTTTCCAGCGTGCCGGCGGCCTCTCCCACTGAATGCCGGATGCCCTGCGAGCGCTGGCGCAGGTTGGCAAGCTGCCCTTGCGAGGCCTGCATGACTGTTTCCATGCGGGTTTTCATGTCGGCGGCACTGCCGGCGGCGCTGTCGATTTCCTGCCGCTGGCGGTCCAGCGCCTGCATCATGTCGCCGATCAATCCCTGGACGCTGTGGGCTGTGGCGCAGGTATCGTGATGGCTGGCCTCTACCTGCCGGTTGGTGGCAGAGATTTCGTGCGAGCTGTGGATCACCCGGCGCACGATGCTTTCCAGATTGTCGATGAAGCTGTTGAACCACTGCGCCATGGTGGTGATTTCATCCGGATGACGGCTGTCGCGGTCGATGCGCTGGGTCAGGTCGCCGCCACCTTCGGCAATGGTGCGCACCATGCGGATCATCTGGCGCATGCGTGCTGCCAGCTTGCGGCTGCCAAGGCTCAGGAACACCAGTGCGCCGGCCAGGTGGCAGCCCAGCCCGGCCAGTGCGCTGGCGGTCTGGCCCAGGCCAAAAGCAGCCGTCAGCAGGTGCGAGCCGGCCCAGCCTGCCAGCATGGTGGCGAGATAGAGCTTCATCAGCCGGTAGCTCAGGCTGCGGTTGCGGTAAACCTCCTCCAGATCGGCTTCGCACATCATGCCCCAGAGGTCGGGCGAGCCCGGCAGCCGGAAAGTGACTCCGCAGCCTATGACGGGGATGTGGCGGTAATCGGCGTAGCCCGGATAGGTGACGAACAGGTTGCTGCCGCAGCGGATGGTTTCGCGCACGCCAGGATGCAGGCGGCCGGTGGCCGGATCGTTGAAGACCAGTTCGAATTCGGTGTGCCTGTGCACCCGGACGGTGCCGAACGCCGTGCGTACGCCATCCTTGAGATTGTCACCGCCGGTAAAGGTGCGGTCTTCGAAGCGCGAGCGCGACAGGGCCGTGCCAGGGGTGACTGACGGATCGAAGTGCGACTGCGCCATGAACAGGTAGTTGTCGCCCGATTCGTGGAAGATGTGTCCGGCCTCGCGCTGGATCAGGTCGCCCAGCACGTCGTTGGGCACCCGGCCGCAGAGTATGCCGCGCGGTGTGCCGTCGGCGGCGGTGAGCGGACGGTAGAACATCAGGGTGACGCCGTCGTGAAAGCGCGAGCTTGACGGGCCGAGCTGCTCGGTCTGCGGATCGGAATAGGGGCCGTGCAGGAAACGCTCTTTCAGGCCGCGGGCCACGGCAGCGGCCGGCAGGCCGCTGGCACCGCTGCGCCCGGCGCTGCTGGCCAGCAATTGTCCGGCTGTGTCGATCACGAACAGCTCGGAAAAATCCGCTGCCAGCAACCGCCGCTGGCTCAGTGTGGTCCGTTCGATGTCCGGCCACTGCATGGCCAGACGCTCGGCCAGGGCATCAAGGTGCGCCCACTGTTCGTGGGTCCACTGGGTCAGCAAGGCCACGCGGGTCTGGGCAATGCCGGCAAACACCTGTTCCAGTGCATGGGTCCGGTGCCGGTTCAGCAGGCAGGCCCAGCGCAGGGACAGCTTGCCGTTGCGGCCCAGCCAGGGCAGCCAGTGCCGTTCCTGGTCGGTCAAGGACATGGTTGCACTTCGGGTCATGGTCTCGCTCCTTGTCATCGTGTTGCCGGGGCTGTGGTCTGATACGGGCGTGAATCAACAAAGCAATTGTAATGCCAATGACATTGATATTGCCCGGTTTGCATCGTGTGGGCAGAGGCCGGCTGTCTGAAAGACGGCCTGGTGTGAAAAGGAGCTGGTGTTGCAAGGTGTACTGGTACTGTCGCCGGCAGATGCCTGCGGGCATTGCACGGTTTGCCTGACGGTAAAGAACGACCGGGCCGGATGACCGGCAGAGGATGGCGCGGGAGGTGATCCGTGTGCACAAATGCGCGGGACGGGTAGGCAATCAATGACAATTATTTGTATATTTTGTCCCTGCCATTCATTTCCGGTCGCAGCCAACCGGACATGTCCACGGGCCGCCTGGTCCCGGGCGTGGGTGGAGCCCGGCATCCGAGCAGAAACCATGACCGGATTCCGCGGGGTTTTATTTTCAAGTAATTGATTTATTTGAATAAATTGACCAATATTCCAGCCGCGTGCAATAATCGGCTCAATCTCCCTTAACGGACCAACAACACATGGCCGCACAGACCCTCTACGACAAGCTCTGGGAGAGCCACGTGGTGCGTACCGACCCGGACGGCACCTCGCTCCTGTACATCGACCGCCATCTCGTCCACGAAGTCACCAGCCCGCAGGCCTTTGAAGGGCTCAAGCTCGCCGGCCGCAAGCCGTGGCGCGTGCATTCGATCGTGGCTACCGCCGACCACAACACACCGACCGACAACTGGGATCTGGGCATTGCCGGGATCAAGGATCCGGTCTCGCGCCTGCAAGTGGAAACGCTGGATGCCAACGTGCGTGAAACCGGCGCACTGGCGTATTTCCCGTTCATGGATCGCAACCAGGGCATCGTGCACGTGGTCGGCCCGGAACAGGGCGCCACGCTGCCCGGCATGACCGTGGTATGTGGCGACAGCCATACTTCCACTCACGGCGCGTTTGCCGCGCTGGCGCACGGTATCGGTACCAGCGAGGTCGAGCACGTCATGGCGACCCAGTGCCTGACCGCCAAGAAGTCCAAAGCCATGCTGGTGCGGGTCGAGGGTGAATTGCAGGCCGGTGTCACGGCCAAGGACATTGCGCTGGCAGTGATCGGCAGGATCGGCACCGCCGGTGGCACCGGCTATGCCATCGAGTTTGCCGGCAGCGCCATCCGTGGCCTGTCGATGGAAGGTCGCATGACCCTCTGCAACATGGCCATCGAAGCAGGCGCCCGCTCCGGTCTGGTGGCGGTGGACCAGGTTACGCTGGATTACGTCAAGGGTCGTCCGTTCGCACCGACTGCAGAGCAGTGGGAGGCCGCAGTGGCCTGCTGGCGCGAGCTCAAGAGCGACGAAGGCGCCGTGTTCGATGCCGTGGTGGAACTGGATGCCACAACCATCGCGCCGCAGGTGACCTGGGGCACCAGTCCGGAAATGGTGGTGGCGATTACCGACCGCGTGCCGGACCCGGCTGCCGAAGCCGACCCGGTCAAGCGCGAAGGCATGCAGCGCGCGCTGGCCTACATGGGGCTGACCGCCGGGACGCCAATGGCGGAAATCGCCGTCGACAAGGTGTTTGTCGGTTCCTGTACCAACTCGCGCATCGAAGACCTGCGTGAAGCGGCCGCAGTGGTGCGCGGCCGGCGCAAGGCTGATTCTGTCAGGCTGGCGATGGTGGTACCGGGGTCCGGCAACGTCAAGGCCGAGGCCGAGGCTGAAGGGCTCGACAAGATCTTTGTCGCGGCCGGATTCGAATGGCGCGAGCCGGGTTGTTCGATGTGTCTGGCGATGAACGCCGACCGTCTGGAGCCGGGCGAGCGCTGTGCCTCCACCTCGAACCGCAACTTTGAAGGACGGCAGGGACAGGGCGGGCGCACCCACCTCGTCAGTCCGGCCATGGCGGCTGCGGCAGCGATTGCCGGCCATTTCGTCGATATCCGCAAAGGTTATTAATCCCGCTGTTTCCGCCCTGGTTGACTATCTTGAAGCGTGCCACTGTCGGCATGCTTCAAGGAGTCATCACCATGAAAACCCTGATCGGCATCCTGCTTGCCAGCTGTTTGTTGACTGCCTGCAATACCATGGCAGGCATGGGACAGGATGTGTCGTCGGCCGGTCATGCCGTGACCAACGCAGCCGACGACGTCAAGTCCAAGATGTAGTCTGGCGTCGAGCGGGGGAGGGGCGGTGCGGTAAGCGTTTGAACGCGCAGCAGCATTGCTGCGCACACCCAGCATGAAAACACTGACACTGACCCTTCTGCTCGCCGTTGCGACCCTGACCGGTTGCCATACTGTGCAAGGCATTGGCCGGGACATCCGGGCAGGCGGGGCTGCCA harbors:
- the leuC gene encoding 3-isopropylmalate dehydratase large subunit: MAAQTLYDKLWESHVVRTDPDGTSLLYIDRHLVHEVTSPQAFEGLKLAGRKPWRVHSIVATADHNTPTDNWDLGIAGIKDPVSRLQVETLDANVRETGALAYFPFMDRNQGIVHVVGPEQGATLPGMTVVCGDSHTSTHGAFAALAHGIGTSEVEHVMATQCLTAKKSKAMLVRVEGELQAGVTAKDIALAVIGRIGTAGGTGYAIEFAGSAIRGLSMEGRMTLCNMAIEAGARSGLVAVDQVTLDYVKGRPFAPTAEQWEAAVACWRELKSDEGAVFDAVVELDATTIAPQVTWGTSPEMVVAITDRVPDPAAEADPVKREGMQRALAYMGLTAGTPMAEIAVDKVFVGSCTNSRIEDLREAAAVVRGRRKADSVRLAMVVPGSGNVKAEAEAEGLDKIFVAAGFEWREPGCSMCLAMNADRLEPGERCASTSNRNFEGRQGQGGRTHLVSPAMAAAAAIAGHFVDIRKGY
- a CDS encoding methyl-accepting chemotaxis protein, which translates into the protein MTRSATMSLTDQERHWLPWLGRNGKLSLRWACLLNRHRTHALEQVFAGIAQTRVALLTQWTHEQWAHLDALAERLAMQWPDIERTTLSQRRLLAADFSELFVIDTAGQLLASSAGRSGASGLPAAAVARGLKERFLHGPYSDPQTEQLGPSSSRFHDGVTLMFYRPLTAADGTPRGILCGRVPNDVLGDLIQREAGHIFHESGDNYLFMAQSHFDPSVTPGTALSRSRFEDRTFTGGDNLKDGVRTAFGTVRVHRHTEFELVFNDPATGRLHPGVRETIRCGSNLFVTYPGYADYRHIPVIGCGVTFRLPGSPDLWGMMCEADLEEVYRNRSLSYRLMKLYLATMLAGWAGSHLLTAAFGLGQTASALAGLGCHLAGALVFLSLGSRKLAARMRQMIRMVRTIAEGGGDLTQRIDRDSRHPDEITTMAQWFNSFIDNLESIVRRVIHSSHEISATNRQVEASHHDTCATAHSVQGLIGDMMQALDRQRQEIDSAAGSAADMKTRMETVMQASQGQLANLRQRSQGIRHSVGEAAGTLETLSASTRNIGQVVSVIRDIADQTNLLALNAAIEAARAGEQGRGFAVVADEVRKLAERTAQATVEIRDMISQVQEQAHVAASRMGGGMQELDEGLRLAEEAASDQADHAVIEQLLAAIEGIATVSRQYDDTARRVGDAAHSIRATVEETGQSSALTLQASGRLQALVGQFRVG
- a CDS encoding entericidin A/B family lipoprotein; protein product: MKTLTLTLLLAVATLTGCHTVQGIGRDIRAGGAAIERAAQ
- a CDS encoding entericidin A/B family lipoprotein, which codes for MKTLIGILLASCLLTACNTMAGMGQDVSSAGHAVTNAADDVKSKM
- a CDS encoding beta-ketoacyl-ACP reductase codes for the protein MRLQGKVSIITGAASGIGRATALKFAREGAIVAVCDLNQGAIDEVVAEIKAAGGQAVGYIVNVTDKAQIADMVGGLKGQFGRIDVLVNNAGIVQDAQLIKMTEDQFDKVIDINLKGVYNCTRAVVDTMVEQGSGVILNASSVVGVYGNFGQTNYAATKFGVIGFVKTWAKELGKKGIRANAVCPGFVATPILKAMPEKVIQAMEDKVPMKRMAAPEEIANVYAFLASDEASYINGAAIEVTGGLTL